The segment AACTGGCCGAAAAAAAGTCAAAATAACAACACATAATATTAGAAATAAGAGGGCGTTTTTTTATGAAGAACGCCCTCTTAATTTTTGATATATATCAAATATAGTGGGTAGATCGTTTAAGATGTAATCCCCTCTTGAGGGTAAAAAAATATCGCCTTCTATAAACGACACAGCTCTCTATAAATTTTAAGATAATTTTATTATTACATTCTAAAGGCTTTTGTAAATTGCTGAAGCTAATCATTATCGGAATAGCTATTTACATGCTAAATAAACATAATAAGCTTTAGCCGAAAATTTATGTATACTTACATCAAGGAAAACTCAACAATTGCCTGGCGTTCTATAAAAGGGCAACCCCTGAGAACGATATTAACAGTTTTGATAATTGCATTTGGAATTATGGCATTGGTCGGAATACTGACTGCTGTTTCCTCTATGAAGTCATCAATATCTGAGAGTTTCGCCACAATGGGATCAAATACCTTTACTATTCAAAATAAAGGTATGACTATCAGAATTAACAATAAAACCATAAGACCTAAAGATAATCCTATTATTACTTTTGGAGAAGCCAAAAAGTTCAAAGAAAAATTTATTTCAGAATCTACAGCCTCCGTATTTTTTATAGCTGCCGGAAGTGGTACTTTGAAATATAAAGAGAAAAAAACTAATCCAAACATTGCCATATGGGCAGGAGATGAAAACTATTTAAACACTGCCGGTTTTGAAATAGAAAAAGGCAGAGCCATATCAAAACAGGATATTGAAAACAATGCTCATGTGGTGGTTTTAGGACAGGAAACCTCATCTACCTTAATGAAAAAAGCAAATCCTATAGGAAAAATAATCTCTATCAGAGGTGAAAAGTTTAAGGTTATAGGACTGACAAAGAATAAAGGATCGGGCATGAACTTCGGAGGAGACAGATCTGCTTTTATTCCTGTGAGTACAGCACGTTCAACATTTTCCAGGCCCAATTTAAGCTTCGATATTAATGTGCAGGCAGCAGATAAATTCAACTTAGATGCATCTATAGGAAAAGCTACAGCAGTGATGCGTTCAGTTAGGAAACTCAACCCAAAACAAGAAGACAACTTTAATATAACAAAGAGTGACAGCTTATCA is part of the Bacteroidota bacterium genome and harbors:
- a CDS encoding ABC transporter permease, which gives rise to MYTYIKENSTIAWRSIKGQPLRTILTVLIIAFGIMALVGILTAVSSMKSSISESFATMGSNTFTIQNKGMTIRINNKTIRPKDNPIITFGEAKKFKEKFISESTASVFFIAAGSGTLKYKEKKTNPNIAIWAGDENYLNTAGFEIEKGRAISKQDIENNAHVVVLGQETSSTLMKKANPIGKIISIRGEKFKVIGLTKNKGSGMNFGGDRSAFIPVSTARSTFSRPNLSFDINVQAADKFNLDASIGKATAVMRSVRKLNPKQEDNFNITKSDSLSKMIIDLTSQFTIAAIFIGTITLFGASIALMNIMLVSVTERTKEVGVRKAVGANRATIAYQFLFEAILIGQIGGLLGIIFGVGAGNGIAALLETKFIMPWLEIIMAIILTFVVGVISGLYPAIKASRLDPIDALRYE